CGAAAATTGGGAAATCAATTTGCACGTAAAAGTTCAATATTTTTTAGATGCTAGTTAGTTATATGTTGTTGTCATGCTTCAAAATTAGTGAAACAACTGAAACTACTATTTGTCATGGTTGCTTACTTGGTTGCTTTTGGTAATGATTTGCAAATTGTGATTGTTGAAAAAAGGCCAACCATACTATTGAAATGATTTTTGTTGAGTGCATGTGTAATGCCcaaatatttgaatgtttatttgTAGGATTTTGTAGTAATTAAGTCTTTGTATTTTTGGTTATGTGCTTTACTTATTTGTTTAAGGTTGGGAGTTTGAGCCGCGTCTTTAGAAGTTTTgctaatttacttttaattaatctCTGCGTTTGGGTCGCTGACTTAAACTTAATCCTGTGTaaattatatcaagaatgagTCTGCTGGTTCAGTGGTTAGGCATTTGTTTGTATTAatagttttatgttttagtcctAGTGTAtgcatttttccttttcttttccattctctttcccttcctttctttttctcttttttgttcttaattccttttaattttttcttttgactgTGTCTATAAAGTGACTACCCGGACTAGTTGAGGGTTTTACATTTTTCGCTATATCGTTGGAGGATATCTATGTAAGTTCAGTTGTAAATCCTTTTCATTTCTGCGAGTTTcggttgttttgtttcttttccgtgaaattgtgtTATTGctcaaattttatgttttaagcaTACGTTTGACTTCCTCTTTAGGCAAGGATCGTGTAGGAATCGTTTTGCCAACAGATTAATTCCATTCCGTGATCACGTGCGAGGTGAGTGTTGAAATTTGAGTGGGTAGGTTGTGTCAAAGTTTTCGACATAAGAGTTAGTTGTGCGTTAATTCTTGTGATTCGTTGGGAATAGTTGTTGAAATGGTTTTTGGATGGTCGTTCTAGGGTTCGAGATTCCACTGCGTTGCTTTTACGTCAGAATCTAATTTAGGTGCATACTGAAACCCGAGTTTTTTGCAAATTTCAGACGCTGAAAAATATGGCTATCGACGCCACACAATCATGTGTCAAGCTATGTGGTAAGTCGTGCAACTCACTGTCTATCAAATAtgagccacacgggcaaggGGCAAgggcgtgtgtctaggccgtgtgtgGTCGGGTTAGTGCATGGTTCACATGGGCcaaggacacgggcgtgtgtctaagccgtgtaactcactgagtacaAGGTAGGGATCACATGGGTTAGGGACACGGGTATGTgaccaggccgtgtaactcactgttgcTTTTAGAGACCACACGGgctagagacacgggcgtgtgggtaAGGTCTACAAATTATTTCTGAGGCCGTAAGTGTTGTACAATGCGATCGTAGGCCTTCTGTAGTGTATTTACGATCTAAAGTAGATTGTATGAGTGTTATCTGATGCTCTGAGACTGATATATTGAATGTACAAATGTATACTGATTATGATGACTGTTAATGATATTGATCCGTATCACCTAACTATGAATTGAATCTGAATGACTGTATATATATTCTTGATATATGTAATCTGCATTAGCATTGGATAGGTATTATGTGAAAGTGGAAGTAATCTGTTCTGATTCAGTGGCTAAGCCACGATTTATATGTGAATCTGACGTTATATCGCAATTCAATTTGGCAACTAGTCTGCATCGCATTAAACGTGTTGGaccgacactatatggtgtgtagggttggaagGGTATCAAATGCCCTTAAttgtgtgttgggatggtcggaaatggtgtgtagcggatggggtaGGAATAACTGCATATATTTTTGATCTGTTTTGTATCTGAACTGGAATCGTTCTGTCATATAACTGATACGTTAAATCTGTACTGGATGTTCTCTGATTCTGATGGGAACTTGAGACTCGAGAGTTCATTATTGTAATTATGCTTCTAACTGAATCTATATTGGCTATATACTGAGTTCTCTACTCACTATGTTGTTGACTGGATTTCAGGTAACTCACAGGCTTGATTGGGTCATCGTAGTGGAAGCTCGGTCAATCTACTTTATCACCCTGTTATCTATACTATTATGCAGTTTCAGTATTTCTTAGTACTACGAGTTTTCTAAGATAGTTGAACTATTGGTCGGATTTTATGGTTGCTATAAATTGTCAAACGGTTTTAACTGTTCTTATAAAGTTGGTTTTCCTAATAACGTTAATGTAACTCTCCCGACTTGGTCTAGACGCCTAGGCCGGGTTTGGAATGTTACAGCATGTAGTTTTCATGCATGTTGCAGCATGTCTGTATGCTGCTCAATCTTAGTTCCGTTGTTGTTTTGAATCGattgtttgttattttaaatttattctctGCCTTTTAAATCGATTGTTTACTATTTTGATATGATTCTTTATTGTTTGGAtcgattcatttttttttaaatcaattattttctatttaactCGATTCAAACTCCAACAATgatagtttcatttatttatttttatgtttttcttattgTTGGATTGGGTCCATATATAGATGGAAATATAAGgtggaataaaatttttatttaagtttttaaatataattaacatatataatttatgctatagaaaaaaaaaattacgtaGCATGTCTAATTTTAGCTTGAATCTCACAACATCACCATCCTGACTCAGCCATTGCAGTCAAGATTTTGAGATTAAACAATCCAATCTATAaacaaataagttttaaataataataaagtaccACATTTTTGTCGAACACTTATGGATGACCACATAAGCACATTTTTCTTGTGTTTACTTGCATGTGATGATAAAACTCGAAAATGATAGTACGAATtcacatatttacaaaaaaagtaTCTGATcaaatttaagggtaaattacggAGTTGGTTAtctaattttcataaattttcattttaggcattaaaaataaaaaaatttgcaaattgGGCATCGTTGTTAACAATCCTTTCCATTTTAGTTATCCAACTTtagtaagttttcattttggccACAATGTTAATTCGATGTTATTGCTCAGTAAATTTAGTCACCCAactttaataagtttttattttggtcaatcatttaccttttaaaaattaattttgtttttctcaaaacataaaccatattttacaagaaattgaattattcaaCTGTAGAgatgaaactaaaattttccttGTAACTCTGGTAAATAAATAGGTTTTCTCCTAAGGAAACCCGTGTTTTCGATTTTATTgggaaaaacctaaaaattaattctaaaatggaaaatttaaaagaaaagaaaaaggtaaaatggCTCCTTGTAAAAAGCCCCAAGTAATTTTCATAAAActccaagttttttttttttaccaaaattaattcaaaaattaaaattaaaaataaataagattttcGTATAAAAATCCAGATAATTTCATGTAAAATCTCatgtttttacttttactagaaaaaataaaataaaattcaaaaaataggaaaaaaaggaaattaaaaagataaaatggttTTTCCTGTAAAGATCTAAGTTTTCCTATAAAACctcatgttttttcttttactgaaaattttaatattaattctaaaaaaaagaataaaattaattttaaaaatataaaatgagtgaccaaaataaaaacttatttaagttgggtgactaaattgagtgcacAATAACATTGAATTAACAATGggtaaccaaaataaaacttattaaaattagatgactaaaataaaaataattggtAAAGGCAATTTCCAATTTTTgtccttaaaatgaaaatttataaaaattaagtgatcaactatgcaattttctttaaatttaaatattttaattattattcataCTATATCCATGATACAATTATGGACCACATTTTTGTCGAATTGTGCAAGTACATTCGCCTTGTGCTCGACTTACGTGTGATGCCAAAACTCCAAGTTGTCAACTTGAATACGGcataattatttagatttatggGCACGTGGTATGATattgatttctcaaaatttttgtacTACTCCTTGTTCTCGCATTAAGAGTACGATTAGGGATGAAACCGTGACTCAAGATTCGAATGGGTTCGGGTTGGATGGATCGGTTTCTATTGAGCTCATACATCAATCTTGTAAATTGAATTCGCAGAATGGGTATTTATGTTTTCACGCGAAGTCACACATGAGATTGTATAAACAGGTGTTAAGTCTAGGGTAGGATACATGTTTATATGCGTAGAACCTACCTGGTACGTTATATCAATGAATAATACACTTATCATATAAATAGGCAAATACCACCATCCAAGGGAGACAGAGAAAAACactcaacaaaatcaaaaatctttttagggatcaaaattaagttatataattttatgagagttaaaatataatttcacgaTTATGCTAACttatatttttctgatttttaaaaagaataattcaaaattttaacattttggggtcaaacttataattttactttatattaatttaaaattttataaattttaaggaaTTAAAACAGTAATCTTCTATTTTAAGGGCCTACCCTGAGTAGGATTCTAGCTTGGAATTGCAATCTTTTACAAACCAttaccaaattattattatccCTTATAATAGCAGCTCCACTAAAGCTCAAACTCTGATTACTTTAGGGATGTTTTAGTTGTTTTAGTCCTTTAAACTTAACCTATTTAAAGGGGTCTTGTATCCCTATTTTGATGAAGCAATTAAAGATGTAGCACTATAAAGCTTTTCTTTTGATGGCAACAAGACATAGTCGTAGATGAGTTTTGGTGAAAGTTTTCGTAGTAGCTATGGAGAGAATTTTATACTCGAGTTAGGGCTTTGTTTTCGGGGCTTGGGTTTATACGTTTagtatatttagatttattttttccatattatacttttgtttgtttttttatttagtaaaaaCCCGAAGCCTTCTAGTTTTTAATCCTctttaaaagaattttccacgtaaaatttgtcTTCTTGATCTTCTCTATTTTTCTCTTTCGTTGTTTATACAAGTCGATCCCCAACAATATGGATTTGGATTTGTATGTCCAAAAACAAATCTTGTTTCTTGCTTTCTAAATTTTCCCACAAAGTACAAGAGAATAAAAACTTGCCTCTATGTTCTTTAACCCCTCTCTTTGCAACCATTAAAGGATTTGATCGAAGATCGACTCCAAATTGGAGGATTAAGTTCTTACAAATAAACCCCCCAAACATATGActattacaaaatcatatttccgaaaaaaaaaatttacataaaaaaagtATAGCATTGTCACGTTGAATGATCTCCTTGTTGGTTTCTCCTTTATAGGGATCAAGAACAAACCTAAAGGGGAACAAGCATTGCCCTTCATATCGTTAAATGGCAAAATTGTTTTTagatccttttaaaaattataaaattataaattagtataataataaaattatcttttgacCTTCAAAAATTTATGATTCATTTTAGTCTCCCTTGGCCACACACCTTCCACAAGAATACAATTAGTTCGAATAAGAGTTTAAACCTGCAAAAGGTTCATTCAAGCTTTCTCATTGgtccttaaaattattttcattttagttaagattccaaaaaagaaaatatataaaacataaattatgaacatacaaattttgtataaatataaatttgaaggactaaaacaaataaatacaaatatcatttctagctttaaaatacacattaatatcaaataatactTGATAGTGTTTTGCTAGTAAGTGCTTATACACAACATGAGCATGATATgacataaacatgatataaataCAACATCATCACATCTTTTTAATGAGATatcataatttatacaaatacaAAATTGCCTTCAACACCAATACACATATGAATATACAAATGATCAAATCTACTTAACACAATCCTACGTTTAACACTTATAATCTTTATACCATCATCGCTAATCTtagattttgttaattaatggATTACTAACAAATTCATTAAAGAATCAGTTATGAACAATTCGCTCAAAAACCGATTCAACCCTTTTGTCTGGACCAATATACCAACCGGTTCGCAGTCTAACTAGCCGGTTTGATCAGGTTCCAATAACCATTGATTAGATTACATGGTTAGAAGAAATTTACCACTGTTGGAGCTTTTTAAGTTTGGAATGGTTGTTAGATAATACTCGATCTCTAGTGTGTCAGATCGGAGTACGTGTCCGAGTGGTCAAATTTTTCCAAGACTTCCATAGATTTGGAGTCTTTGGAAAATCATATCTCTATATCCATGTCCGAATGTGCATCAGACATAGATATCGAACACCGAtgtttcaagaaaaatgaaaatcagAGCAACAAGTTTTTTAGTTAAGAGAGGAAACTAAAGAAGTAAGGTGCAAGCAAACATTGCTGATTCCCCATTAGAAATGCATAGGAAATCAAAGCTTTCCCTATCtcgttaatattattatgataaaCTTAGCACGTTTAAACTTGTAAATGCATCATCCTAACTACCCAAATCCTCATATTCCTGATTTGTTCTCGATTCAACAAGTCCGAATTATATAGGTTGAAGATCTCGTACCTTGGAAATCAACTGATGTTTACGGTGCATGCCCGCTTCCGGAGCAACTATGCCAAGTATGAACACAAGTTTTTCAAGATGCAGAAGCCTCACCAAGTAGTGTGTGCTTCAATGAGGAGACAACCCACTAccgttttcttcttctttttttaacctttttttttttttttttacattaaggGTTTAAGATGCCATCATGAGAGATGGATATGCTGTTGCAAATTCAGTTTCAGGACGAAGCCCACTCGAAGTAGTGGCAGCGGGCACCTCGGTTGACAGTCCAGTTTCCACAACCGAAGAACACACTTCCTTGCTTCGGTCCGGGCTCCCGAACCACTCCTTTGCTACTCTTCACCCCACAGAAACAATAAGGGTGGTAATGGAATAGGGGCATTTGCTGATCCTTTGGCTTGTGGGGGTGATGTGGAAAGAAGGCCATGTTCTCGGGGACCGGGTTCCAAATCAATGGACCATCACTAGCCTGCCACAACAGTGAGTTCGTGATCGCAAATTTAAAACCTTTGCGCATCATGAGGGTAAGTAAGTGAGCAGTGTTTTTGGCATCATCGAGGCCGCAATGGGCACGGCCCTGCCAGGCTAGACCGGCCATCTCAACTGCCTCCTTCAGATTGCATCTCATGCCACCGTAAACCTCACGGAAGGGAACTTTTAAGTTAATCCATCTGTCAAATAGGAAAAATACATATCATGTCAATTATATGATCtgttgaagaaaaaaattgaacaagcACATATCTAAACTATTTACCGGTTAAAGTAAGGAGGTTTACGAATCTTCTTGAACCGGCACTCAGATTCCAGCATAACCCGACAATCCCAGTTCGACCATGTCACCACAGCAAAGTTAGTGTTCTTTATGCCCTTCTTCTCGAGCCATTTATCATGCCTAATAAGAGCTTCACTCAAAGTAACACCTCTATCTACCTAGAACAAATATGTGCATATTTAGAATACGGGATCACAAGTCATACCAGAAAAATTACCGAGAAAAGAGCAAGAAACCCCATTCAAATATCCCAATCTAACTTGCTATCGAGAACCCTTGTCAAAATGAAGCCTAACAATAAGAGTCCCCCACAGATTCCATCTTATATCGTCTATCTTGTTTGAATTCTATCCAAACACAATTCAATAGACGCTATAGTCTAAAAATCAAATAGATACTACTTCCGAGTCCACTAAAATAACCAACTCAAATTCATGTTACCTTTCCTATCTGGGTAGAGACATAAGAGATTTGGAACTAACCTGAATTTGTTGGATGCCAGTCAGATCCTTGCAGAAATCACTCAGGAGTTGATTGCAAGTTGGTCGGACGTATGTCTGAAAACAAGCTTCCAGCTGCCCAGTAACACTACTCACAATAACAGATGGAAACTCGATAATCTCCTGTGGATGTGGGTTTCTCTCCTTGTCACAGGTAGCCTCAAAATCTATGACCACAAAGTACTGAAAATCTTGGAACTGGAATTCGTACGGGTATCCATGAGTGATCACATTAAATGGGGCATAATGAAATCGGTTATCCACAGGAAAGTGGTAAACTTGGCCCCCAAAAGCATTCAACGGGTATGCCTGCAACTTATGAGAATCAGGATAGAAGGTCGACCATGAGCCACATTCATGGTGGAGTGTAGGTTTGTGGTAAAATTCATTCGGAAGTTCCATAAACTCTCCActcaaagagcaaactggttCTACAACATCTCTGCCCGGATGAGTACCGAAATCATGTTTAAGCTCTGGAATGCCTTCAACTGAATTCCTGTTACATTGCAGGTTGTACGGGAACCCCTTTGTCTGGAGGCATTTTAAGGTTGCCTCACAGTTCTGCATTGTTTctacaaaaataaaagcaaaaacatCAGAATAATATCAATCTTGATGTATGTATCACCAATAAAGCCATACTAATTCATAGGaatcaagaacaaaaaattaaatgccAACTATTGACACATTGGCAAAGtgcaaaatgaaagaaaaaaaagagagtaaaaattgaataaacagAAAGTTCaagatatgttttgaattgtgaTGCATGAGTCCAGTATTGGGATTTCAGACAAGAAAATATGTTTCCTAAAACTAGAAGGGAACCCACACATTTGATAGCACAAAGAAGTTTAAGGAAACTCTATATGTGGTTCCTTTGACAGACAAATCAGTAGCAAGTAGCAATAGGGGTCTATGTTACTCCGActcttcattttctcttatgTACCTGTGTCTAACACCCATATCACATACATATTCAGACATGAGCATGGGAATATAGcaaaaaaacttagaaaaaactAAGCATACTAATATCCAGCACTTACCCCAAGTCCAAGTAACATAGATGGGTGAAGCTCGAAGGGAACTTGTAGCATGTCTTAAAAGGCTTTAACTCACCAGCATGCGTCACacaataatatcatatattcgATTGATAGGCATAGCAAGCATTACTACCTTCAGCGGTGCCCCTTCATCTTTCACTCCCATAGTGGAGCCAACATATATCTTTAACCATATGCAAGAAAATGGTGGCCTAAATAGgattaaagaaatgaaaatgaaactaTAAAACTCAGGACCCTCAAAGATAAGGATCCCACCCCATATATTCCTCCATCAAACTTCTAATTTTAAGGTGAAAGACATGGCTAAGAAGATGCAAGGTCAATATCTCTGTCAACACCTCCATCTATCTCCACAGGCTGAAATTCAAGTGGCCGGTAATTGACCAAGCATATCAATAAAAGGACCTTAGATGCCAAAATATCTCCATAAGGTCAATATTCAAGCTGCCATAACTTCCCCAAGATCAACAATGAAGTTGCTTTCCTAAATGCTAATACAAAACTAAAATATCAAAGCATTCTAATAGAAAAGATAACAGATGCAAATCATGAAAGTCATCAGTTCATACAAATCTCTGATAACCCTCCAAATGACTCGTTTCAAAACATCATTGAAAAGTTTGAAGGAAACACAATGCCAGTGATGCACTATGCGAGGCATGAACACCTAGTATGATGTCACGGCTTTATTTCTCTTATTCTCGTTTAGCTCAACTTTAATACTTACATTAtcttaagcacattaaacatcaATTACACAATTCATTTGGACGAGGGCATAAGTCAAGTTAGACTATGCTACTTGGACTAGGGTGTGAGTGTCAATAAAAATGTGTCCGACACAGgcatgttaattttttttctaagtttcCCCATGCATTTAGAGGATCCTTCAAGCTCATATCCCCATACCCATGTCTAGATAAGTGTCGGACACAAGTAATTCAGGAAAAGTAAAGAGTCAAAGCTAGGCCATATAAGATGCTAAAGCTACCTACCGATTGAACCAACCCTAAATTTACACTTGATTGCTAGTGAAACTAAGCTAAAAGAGGATCAATAAAATCTAAGTCAATCAGTACTCCAGGCACCAAGAGTTTCCAACAGCCTTTTGGGAATCTAAACACGAGAGGCAGCTCATTGAATACAGAAAGAGTAACTCCACTGTGATGGATGTGTATGCCAATGAGGCTATGCAACAAAATAGGGTACCACAAAAACTATGTTAGTCGAACTAGCATGTGAGTGTCAGATACGAGTATGCGTCCAGCATGGGCATATGctatttttttctgattttttctATGTATTTAGAGGGTCCTTGGAGAGTCATCTCCCCATATCTCTGTCTAAAATGTATCTGATACGGGTACGAGAAAAAGGAAGAATTGGGTCAAAGTAGCTTCAAAAGAGTATAAAAGGctaaatatttcaaaacataTAGAAATAATCCAACAAGCCACCTAAAGCTTGTCTGCATAATCACTGCTTGCTTAAAAGACAGCTTAGAAAAAAATCTGACCAGCAACATTTACATAATTCTCTTCCAATCATTCCAATAAACAAACAAGAGGTTCAATTTATACATCCCTTTTAGGATCAAACATGCCAACCTTATCAAACAGTTTAGCCAGTAAGCTATTCAATAGTTCTTCATTATCCAATACAAGGTATCACAGGTGTCCAAAATACTACTTAGGCAACACAGTATAATAAATACTTTCAGTTTATCGCATTCGGCATTACATATATGATCAATGGCAGTGCAGAAATTCAATAAAGCGTCAAATTTAAAATGCCATATCTCAAACCAGTCGACTGTGAAACATATCAGACATCTATTGGATCCTAAATTcgatttaaattattcaaataacaCTCAAAACTGAAGCAACCCAGAGCAATAAAAAGAACtagattaaaaaatacaaataaaaaacccATCAAGACAATGCTGAAAATATCACATTTGTTATAAACCCCATTAATGAAAACACCACagaaaatttacatatatataaatatatagtcAATCTAAAAAACCGAAACCCATAACTCAAAGCAGATCAAAGTTCCAAActttaaactcaaaaaaaaaagaactcttaaaaataaaaatataaccttTATTTTCAAGGGCCATCATGATCTTGTCTATAATTAAGATCCACAGGCAAGTACATCAGATCCTCTTGTTTTTTTCCCTCACctatagaaaataaatgatactaaataaataaaagaacccAAAAAATGGAGCGATTTCGAACAAAAAGAAAAGCGTAGAGAAGAGACTAACCTTGTCTGATGCTAGAGAGAGCAAAAAGAGACAATGGTGAAAAGAAGTTTATGTATATTTGATCTGTACATGGGCCGAGTTCGAACCGGTTCGATTTCGAATCGGGTCGTGGGCTGCCTGCTGCACTGGTTAAAAAACGCTAAATTATGGTATTAGTCCTTTTACTAAACTGaacttttagatttatttttctctacttttatattgttattaGTAGCTTCAAATTGATAATACAATTAGTCATTGCGttgtctatttttatttttactattagtCCATCACATAATTAAAACTACGTATTtaaccaataataaatttacattgtCACAATAAGTCACGTAGTAAAATTTGTTCTTGGGTTTCGGGCCTCTCTAGTCTTTATCTTGTACTACCTATATTGTTCGTTTTGTActgattgtatttttttatgggACTTGCGTTCGATACTCATTTgcttggaaattaaatttttagttaatcaaAAAATTTAGATTCCCATTAATGGGGTAATGTAAGATTTCGAAtaacatttactttaaaatgataatctcatttttcaaaatacaaGGGTAATCTCaatacaatttttccttaataatGTAAAGATTCTCGAAGAAATAccaattttacctttaaaccATGGGTCTATCctcttaattaatatttggatttaattatttgtaactCATTTGtgtatttgattaatataattaatttatttattctttttatttttatcaaattaaaatttaacaattaattcattttgCATCCTGTTGTTGCGTATTGATTTCTCTTTGCTTCCCATCACTAGTTATAGTgacacatatttatattattgtataatttttatggtttaaaatattagtttacaAGAAACTTATAGTTTACAAGAATGAACATTTTATAACCTTAGAGGTTCTTGAAAAATCCCTCAAGAATCTCAATCTGTAGACAATTTTAGTCGCTGATTATTTTCAACTAAACCGTTGGATCAggagagttcaactataaatagaagtTTTTCCTctcatttgtaattatttcatttaCCCAAACACTTGGTATGTTATCGCTTTCTTGTGGCTCTTTTGTTCAATTCATACTTTTTtgtctttcatgttttattttggtgCCTTAAAAAATTTCCTTTGTGAATTCTCGAGAACATTATTTGTTAAGTTAAAGATCTAGGTTTGGGATAGGTATtagaatttattgaatttttttttattcatagtATTTCCGGGCCTGTTATGAAGTTTATGAGAAAGCCCAGATTACAATTTTTGGCCCAGTTATGAAGTTTATGAGAAAGCCCAGAATCCAATCCATCAAAGACCATTCTAAGCTAATGGAATCAAAGGGTAAAGAGTAGAAGCTGGAATTCCATCATGTTTTATTTCTAACGTTCAAACTTAATTCATGTAGCAAAGAGTTTTTGTCATCTCTATTTCACAAACCGTATTGATATTCAACTCTTTTcctcttcaaaaaaaattttgttaaatgctTTATCACACTATTACAACTTCATATTTCTTGCATGTTTCAATTCAGCTAAAGGGTATATTCCTACTTCAATTTTCCTTCCTTAACCTATTATCGGACGTTTATTCCGCATCCCAGTTTGGAATGTTAGC
This genomic stretch from Gossypium raimondii isolate GPD5lz chromosome 6, ASM2569854v1, whole genome shotgun sequence harbors:
- the LOC105773432 gene encoding uncharacterized protein LOC105773432 isoform X1; this encodes MMALENKETMQNCEATLKCLQTKGFPYNLQCNRNSVEGIPELKHDFGTHPGRDVVEPVCSLSGEFMELPNEFYHKPTLHHECGSWSTFYPDSHKLQAYPLNAFGGQVYHFPVDNRFHYAPFNVITHGYPYEFQFQDFQYFVVIDFEATCDKERNPHPQEIIEFPSVIVSSVTGQLEACFQTYVRPTCNQLLSDFCKDLTGIQQIQVDRGVTLSEALIRHDKWLEKKGIKNTNFAVVTWSNWDCRVMLESECRFKKIRKPPYFNRWINLKVPFREVYGGMRCNLKEAVEMAGLAWQGRAHCGLDDAKNTAHLLTLMMRKGFKFAITNSLLWQASDGPLIWNPVPENMAFFPHHPHKPKDQQMPLFHYHPYCFCGVKSSKGVVREPGPKQGSVFFGCGNWTVNRGARCHYFEWASS
- the LOC105773432 gene encoding uncharacterized protein LOC105773432 isoform X2, with the translated sequence MQNCEATLKCLQTKGFPYNLQCNRNSVEGIPELKHDFGTHPGRDVVEPVCSLSGEFMELPNEFYHKPTLHHECGSWSTFYPDSHKLQAYPLNAFGGQVYHFPVDNRFHYAPFNVITHGYPYEFQFQDFQYFVVIDFEATCDKERNPHPQEIIEFPSVIVSSVTGQLEACFQTYVRPTCNQLLSDFCKDLTGIQQIQVDRGVTLSEALIRHDKWLEKKGIKNTNFAVVTWSNWDCRVMLESECRFKKIRKPPYFNRWINLKVPFREVYGGMRCNLKEAVEMAGLAWQGRAHCGLDDAKNTAHLLTLMMRKGFKFAITNSLLWQASDGPLIWNPVPENMAFFPHHPHKPKDQQMPLFHYHPYCFCGVKSSKGVVREPGPKQGSVFFGCGNWTVNRGARCHYFEWASS